Proteins encoded within one genomic window of Bacteroides sedimenti:
- the gltX gene encoding glutamate--tRNA ligase: MAERKIRVRFAPSPTGALHIGGVRTALYNYLFARQHGGEMIFRIEDTDSQRFVPGAEEYIIESFKWLGIKFDEGVSFGGNYGPYRQSERKDIYKKYVNILLENGKAYIAFDTPEELDAKRAEIQNFQYDASTRMSMRNSLTLSAEEVKSLIDSGKQYVVRMKIEPNEDVVVNDIIRGKVVINSTILDDKVLYKSADELPTYHLANIVDDHLMEISHVIRGEEWLPSAPLHVLLYRAFGWEDTMPEFAHLPLLLKPDGNGKLSKRDGDRLGFPVFPLQWNDPKTGEISSGYRESGYLPEAVINFLALLGWNPGNDEEIMSIDELIKMFDLHRCSKAGAKFDYEKGKWFNHQYIQLKPNEEIASLFLPFLKEEGVDAPFEKVVTVVGLMKNRVNFVKELWDQCKFFFVAPTEYDEKTVKKRWKEDSPAQMTELMHVLEGIDDFSLENQEQIVMDWITSNNYHMGNIMNAFRLTLVGEGKGPHMFDISALLGKEETIARMKRAIDMIKK, from the coding sequence ATGGCAGAAAGAAAAATAAGAGTTCGTTTTGCTCCAAGTCCAACCGGAGCATTGCATATTGGAGGAGTACGCACTGCGTTATATAATTATTTGTTTGCCCGTCAGCATGGCGGAGAGATGATTTTTCGTATTGAAGATACAGATTCTCAACGTTTTGTTCCCGGAGCGGAAGAATACATTATTGAATCTTTCAAATGGTTAGGCATTAAGTTCGACGAAGGTGTAAGTTTCGGTGGAAACTATGGCCCTTACCGACAGTCGGAACGCAAAGATATATACAAAAAATATGTAAACATTCTACTTGAAAACGGGAAGGCTTATATCGCATTTGATACTCCGGAAGAACTGGATGCCAAACGCGCGGAAATACAAAACTTTCAGTACGACGCGTCTACTCGCATGTCCATGCGCAATTCACTGACACTTTCTGCCGAGGAAGTTAAATCTCTGATTGACTCCGGCAAGCAATATGTGGTCAGAATGAAAATTGAGCCCAACGAGGATGTGGTTGTAAACGATATCATCCGCGGAAAAGTGGTTATTAACTCCACAATTCTGGACGATAAGGTATTATACAAATCGGCGGATGAACTGCCAACCTATCACTTAGCAAATATTGTGGACGACCATTTGATGGAGATTTCTCACGTCATTCGTGGCGAAGAGTGGCTCCCTTCGGCCCCATTGCATGTACTTCTGTACCGTGCATTCGGCTGGGAAGATACTATGCCTGAATTTGCTCATCTTCCACTCCTGCTGAAACCGGATGGAAACGGAAAATTAAGCAAACGTGATGGAGACCGTCTTGGCTTCCCGGTATTCCCATTGCAATGGAATGATCCAAAAACCGGTGAAATCTCATCCGGATACCGCGAATCAGGCTATTTGCCCGAAGCTGTTATCAACTTCCTGGCTCTTCTGGGCTGGAACCCAGGCAACGACGAGGAAATCATGAGCATAGACGAGCTTATAAAGATGTTCGATTTGCACAGATGCAGCAAAGCCGGTGCGAAATTCGATTACGAAAAAGGAAAATGGTTCAACCATCAGTATATACAACTGAAACCCAATGAAGAAATAGCATCTTTATTTCTGCCTTTCCTCAAGGAAGAAGGTGTAGACGCACCTTTTGAAAAGGTAGTTACCGTTGTGGGTCTTATGAAAAACCGGGTGAATTTCGTGAAAGAGCTTTGGGATCAATGCAAGTTCTTCTTTGTTGCACCGACAGAATACGACGAGAAAACTGTAAAGAAACGCTGGAAAGAAGATTCGCCTGCTCAAATGACCGAATTGATGCATGTATTAGAAGGAATTGATGATTTCTCTCTTGAAAATCAGGAACAGATTGTTATGGACTGGATTACAAGCAATAATTACCACATGGGAAATATCATGAATGCTTTCCGTTTGACACTGGTTGGAGAAGGAAAAGGACCTCACATGTTTGATATCTCGGCTCTGCTAGGCAAAGAAGAAACCATTGCCCGAATGAAAAGAGCAATCGATATGATAAAGAAATAA
- a CDS encoding 3-deoxy-D-manno-octulosonic acid transferase: MLYNLGIYIYSMLIHLVAPFSRKPRKMMKGHWVVYELLRQQKEKDAKYIWFHAASLGEFEQGRPLIERIRERYPEYKILLTFFSPSGYEVRKNYQGADIVCYLPMDKPRNVNKFLDIIQPCMAFFIKYEFWKNYLDELHKRQIPVYSVSSIFRKEQVFFKWYGGLYRKVLSDFDQLFVQNETSKRFLAKIGINKVSVVGDTRFDRVLEIRKEAKDLPLVEAFKGDSLTIVAGSSWAPDEDLFIEYFNTHPEVKLIIAAHVIDENHLVEIISKLKRPYVRYSKANEKNVVNADCLIIDGFGLLSSIYRYGEIAYIGGGFGVGIHNILEAAVYGIPVIFGPKYQKFMEARDLIEEKGAFSIENYEELSQLLDKMISDKEFLKESGSNAGNYVTRNLGASERILSQIKL; encoded by the coding sequence ATGCTTTATAATTTAGGAATTTATATATACTCAATGCTAATTCATCTGGTTGCGCCTTTCAGTAGAAAGCCCCGCAAAATGATGAAAGGACACTGGGTTGTATATGAACTGCTTCGTCAACAGAAAGAGAAAGACGCTAAGTACATCTGGTTTCATGCAGCCTCTTTAGGGGAATTTGAACAAGGTCGTCCTTTGATTGAAAGAATCAGAGAGAGGTATCCGGAATACAAAATATTGCTCACATTCTTTTCTCCGTCTGGTTACGAAGTACGAAAAAACTATCAGGGTGCAGACATCGTCTGTTATCTGCCAATGGATAAACCACGCAATGTTAATAAGTTCCTTGATATCATCCAACCATGCATGGCTTTTTTCATTAAATACGAATTCTGGAAAAACTACCTGGATGAGCTGCACAAGCGTCAGATTCCTGTATACAGTGTATCTTCCATTTTCCGTAAAGAACAGGTCTTTTTTAAGTGGTACGGCGGACTTTACCGCAAGGTCTTGTCGGACTTTGACCAGCTGTTTGTTCAGAACGAAACATCAAAACGCTTTCTGGCAAAGATTGGAATTAACAAGGTTTCTGTTGTAGGCGATACCAGATTTGACCGTGTACTTGAGATACGCAAGGAAGCAAAGGACCTCCCTTTGGTAGAAGCTTTTAAAGGAGACTCTTTAACTATTGTTGCCGGCAGCTCGTGGGCGCCCGACGAAGATCTTTTTATTGAATATTTCAACACTCATCCGGAAGTAAAGCTCATTATTGCGGCTCACGTGATAGACGAAAATCATCTGGTGGAGATTATCAGCAAACTGAAACGCCCATATGTGCGTTATTCTAAGGCTAACGAGAAGAATGTTGTGAACGCAGACTGCTTAATCATTGACGGATTCGGGCTGCTCTCTTCCATATACAGATATGGTGAAATAGCTTATATTGGTGGAGGTTTCGGTGTTGGGATCCACAATATTCTTGAGGCTGCTGTATATGGGATACCTGTAATATTCGGTCCGAAATATCAGAAATTCATGGAAGCCAGAGATTTAATTGAAGAGAAAGGGGCATTCTCAATCGAGAATTATGAAGAACTTAGCCAGCTGCTCGACAAAATGATTTCAGATAAGGAATTTCTAAAAGAAAGTGGTTCAAATGCAGGCAACTATGTAACTCGTAACTTAGGAGCAAGCGAGCGAATATTAAGTCAAATTAAACTTTAA
- a CDS encoding gamma carbonic anhydrase family protein: protein MALIKSVRGFTPEFGENCFLADNATIIGDVKMGSECSIWFGTILRGDVNSIRIGNRVNIQDGTVLHTLYEKSTIEIGDNVSVGHNVTIHGATIKDYALVGMGSTILDHAVIGEGAIVAAGSLVLSNTVIEPGSIWGGVPAKFIKKVDPEQAKELNEKIAHNYLMYSDWYK from the coding sequence ATGGCATTGATAAAATCAGTGAGAGGCTTTACTCCCGAATTTGGTGAGAATTGTTTCCTGGCAGATAATGCTACGATTATTGGTGATGTGAAGATGGGGAGTGAATGTAGCATCTGGTTTGGTACTATCTTGCGAGGGGATGTAAATTCCATCCGCATTGGAAATCGGGTAAACATTCAGGATGGTACCGTTTTGCACACCTTATATGAAAAATCGACCATTGAGATTGGCGATAATGTTTCTGTGGGGCACAATGTAACGATTCATGGTGCTACAATCAAAGATTATGCGTTGGTAGGCATGGGTTCCACCATTCTGGACCATGCGGTGATAGGCGAAGGGGCTATTGTGGCTGCTGGTTCGTTAGTTCTAAGCAACACAGTGATTGAACCCGGAAGCATCTGGGGAGGTGTCCCTGCAAAGTTTATTAAAAAGGTGGACCCAGAACAAGCAAAAGAACTTAACGAGAAGATTGCGCACAACTATCTGATGTACTCTGATTGGTATAAGTAA
- a CDS encoding aminopeptidase P family protein, with protein MEQSIKERIASLRGLLSENNFSAFIIPSTDPHLSEYVASHWKSREWISGFSGSAGTVVVTLEKAGLWTDSRYFLQAADQLEGSGITLFKDGLPETPSIIEWLTSEMAVGSTLGIDGKMFSVSDVEEMKNVLSKKNIAVETSLDPFESIWIDRPLMPQDPAFIYETQYSGVSCLDKIAQIRQKMEKVDVESLLISNLDEIAWALNLRGRDVKCNPFVVSYLLITDKKTIYFIAPEKLTADVSEYLSTQQVEVRGYDEINSALNELTASSLLINPARTNYDVFSAVNPSCKIVRGSSPIALLKAVRNEAEIAGIHAAMIRDGVAMVKFLRWLEMAVPTGHETELTIDEKLHEFRAAQDLYMGESFDTIAGYKEHGAIVHYSATPESCSVLKPEGFLLLDSGAQYLDGTTDITRTIALGSLTEEEKIDYTLVLKGHIAIATCKFPYGTRGAQIDVLARHALWQRGMNYLHGTGHGVGHFLSVHEGPQSIRLNEVPVLLVPGMVTSNEPGVYKGGRHGIRIENLTLVCKDVETEFGEFYRFETLTLCPICTKGIIKSLLSDTEINWLNYYHQVVFERLSPTLNAEEIAWLREKTLAI; from the coding sequence ATGGAACAAAGCATAAAAGAGCGTATTGCCTCATTAAGAGGACTGCTTTCGGAGAATAATTTTTCGGCATTTATTATACCAAGTACCGATCCTCACCTCAGTGAATATGTTGCCTCTCATTGGAAATCGAGAGAATGGATTTCAGGTTTTTCAGGATCAGCAGGAACAGTTGTTGTGACTCTTGAAAAGGCTGGTCTTTGGACTGATTCCCGCTATTTCCTTCAAGCTGCTGACCAACTTGAGGGCTCGGGCATTACACTTTTTAAAGATGGACTTCCTGAAACCCCTTCTATAATTGAATGGTTGACAAGTGAAATGGCCGTTGGTTCAACTCTGGGAATTGATGGAAAAATGTTCTCTGTTTCAGATGTTGAAGAAATGAAGAATGTTTTATCGAAAAAGAATATTGCTGTCGAGACCAGTTTAGATCCTTTTGAATCTATATGGATTGACAGACCTCTGATGCCCCAGGACCCGGCTTTCATTTATGAAACTCAATATTCCGGTGTTTCATGCCTTGATAAAATTGCGCAGATTCGTCAGAAAATGGAAAAAGTTGATGTTGAAAGCCTGCTTATTTCAAACCTTGACGAAATAGCATGGGCATTGAACCTGAGAGGTCGTGATGTTAAGTGTAATCCTTTTGTGGTTAGCTATTTGCTTATTACCGATAAGAAAACAATATACTTTATCGCACCTGAAAAGCTGACAGCTGATGTAAGTGAGTATTTATCCACTCAGCAGGTTGAAGTGCGTGGTTATGATGAGATAAACAGTGCATTGAATGAGCTGACCGCTTCGTCATTGTTAATCAATCCTGCAAGAACGAATTATGATGTGTTCTCTGCAGTTAATCCATCTTGTAAGATTGTTCGTGGTTCCTCTCCAATCGCCTTATTAAAAGCGGTAAGAAACGAGGCTGAAATTGCAGGCATTCATGCAGCTATGATTCGTGATGGTGTAGCCATGGTGAAATTCCTTCGCTGGCTTGAAATGGCGGTTCCGACAGGGCATGAAACAGAACTGACAATTGATGAGAAATTGCACGAATTCCGGGCTGCACAAGATTTATATATGGGAGAAAGCTTCGATACTATCGCCGGTTATAAGGAACACGGAGCTATTGTACATTACTCTGCTACTCCCGAATCATGTTCCGTTTTAAAGCCCGAAGGCTTTTTATTGCTCGACTCGGGTGCCCAGTACCTTGATGGAACAACAGATATTACCCGCACTATCGCTTTAGGTTCATTGACCGAAGAAGAAAAAATTGACTATACTTTGGTGTTGAAAGGTCATATTGCTATTGCAACCTGTAAATTCCCTTATGGTACCCGTGGGGCTCAGATTGATGTTCTGGCGCGTCATGCCTTATGGCAGAGGGGAATGAATTATCTGCATGGAACAGGTCACGGGGTTGGACATTTTCTGAGTGTTCATGAAGGGCCGCAAAGCATTCGTCTGAATGAGGTGCCGGTATTGTTAGTGCCAGGTATGGTTACTTCTAACGAGCCAGGAGTTTATAAAGGTGGACGTCATGGCATTCGGATTGAAAATCTGACATTAGTATGCAAGGATGTGGAAACAGAATTTGGAGAGTTTTATCGTTTCGAGACTTTGACTCTTTGTCCTATTTGTACTAAAGGCATCATTAAATCCCTTCTCTCCGATACTGAAATTAATTGGCTGAACTATTATCACCAGGTTGTTTTTGAAAGATTGAGCCCTACGCTGAATGCAGAGGAAATTGCCTGGTTAAGAGAAAAGACATTGGCGATTTAA
- the rpsU gene encoding 30S ribosomal protein S21, translated as MIVVPVKEGENIEKALKKFKRKFEKTGVVKELRSRQQFDKPSVTKRFKKERAVYVQKLQQVEE; from the coding sequence ATGATAGTAGTACCTGTAAAAGAAGGCGAAAACATCGAAAAAGCGCTGAAGAAATTCAAAAGAAAATTTGAAAAAACCGGAGTAGTTAAAGAATTAAGAAGCAGACAACAGTTTGACAAACCATCTGTAACTAAAAGGTTTAAGAAAGAACGCGCTGTATACGTTCAGAAACTTCAGCAAGTAGAAGAATAA
- the xerA gene encoding site-specific tyrosine recombinase/integron integrase produces the protein MLIDSFLKYLEFEKNYSPQTIKSYKADLIQFEEYFKNLSEELSPTNVDTDIIRQWIINLMDEGYTASSVGRKLSSLRSFYRFLLIKKEVTIDPTRKIVGPKKKKALPYFLKESEINRIIDENDYKEGFIGARDRMIIEMFYATGIRLSELIGLNDTDIDFSQSLIKVTGKRNKQRLIPFDKELKESMIEYINIRNNTLTEQPEAFFVRESGQRLYSGIVEKLVKRQLSKVVTLKKRSPHVLRHTFATAMLNNKANLNAIKEILGHSSLAATEVYTHTTFEELKNNYNQAHPRA, from the coding sequence ATGTTAATTGACTCTTTTCTAAAGTATCTTGAATTTGAGAAAAATTACTCGCCTCAAACCATAAAAAGTTATAAGGCCGATTTAATTCAATTTGAAGAATATTTTAAAAACTTAAGTGAGGAGTTGTCACCTACAAACGTTGACACTGATATAATACGCCAATGGATAATCAATCTAATGGACGAAGGATATACAGCATCATCAGTAGGTAGAAAACTTAGTTCATTAAGATCGTTTTACCGATTTCTATTAATAAAGAAAGAAGTTACAATAGATCCAACCAGAAAAATTGTTGGGCCAAAAAAGAAAAAAGCACTTCCGTACTTCTTAAAAGAAAGCGAAATAAACAGAATTATTGATGAGAATGATTATAAAGAAGGTTTTATTGGTGCTAGAGACCGAATGATTATAGAAATGTTTTACGCCACAGGCATCAGACTTTCAGAATTAATCGGATTAAATGACACAGATATAGATTTCTCGCAATCACTCATAAAAGTAACAGGAAAAAGAAACAAACAAAGACTTATTCCTTTTGACAAGGAGCTAAAAGAGTCGATGATTGAATACATTAACATAAGGAATAACACCCTCACTGAACAGCCCGAAGCTTTTTTCGTTAGAGAAAGTGGGCAGAGGTTATACAGTGGAATAGTTGAAAAGTTAGTAAAACGACAATTATCAAAGGTTGTAACGCTAAAAAAAAGAAGCCCACACGTATTGAGACACACTTTTGCAACAGCAATGTTGAACAATAAAGCAAATCTCAATGCCATCAAGGAGATTCTTGGACACTCAAGCCTAGCAGCTACTGAAGTGTACACGCATACAACATTTGAGGAGTTAAAAAACAACTATAACCAGGCTCACCCAAGAGCCTAA
- the hpf gene encoding ribosome hibernation-promoting factor, HPF/YfiA family — protein METRIQSIHFDASEQLQTFIQKKVAKLERLYDDIKVVEVSLKVVKPETVKNKEAGIKITIPNYEFYADKTYDTFEESIDEALDALSKQLVKYKEKQLNK, from the coding sequence ATGGAAACTAGAATTCAATCAATTCACTTTGATGCGTCAGAGCAATTACAAACTTTCATCCAAAAGAAAGTTGCAAAGTTAGAGAGATTATACGATGATATAAAAGTTGTGGAGGTGTCACTAAAAGTTGTAAAACCTGAAACAGTAAAAAACAAAGAAGCAGGAATAAAAATCACAATTCCTAACTATGAATTTTACGCCGATAAGACTTACGATACATTCGAAGAGTCAATTGATGAAGCATTAGACGCTTTATCTAAACAATTGGTCAAATACAAGGAAAAACAACTGAATAAATAG
- the tuf gene encoding elongation factor Tu — MAKEKFERTKPHVNIGTIGHVDHGKTTLTAAITTVLAKKGLSELRSFDSIDNAPEEKERGITINTSHVEYQTANRHYAHVDCPGHADYVKNMVTGAAQMDGAIIVVAATDGPMPQTREHILLARQVNVPKLVVFMNKCDMVEDEEMLELVEMEMRELLSFYEFDGDNTPIIRGSALGALNGVEKWEDKVMELMDAVDTWIPLPPRDVDKPFLMPVEDVFSITGRGTVATGRIEAGIIKTGEEVQIIGLGSEGKKSVVTGVEMFRKILDEGQAGDNVGLLLRGIDKEEIKRGMVICHPGKITPHTTFKAEVYILKKEEGGRHTPFHNKYRPQFYLRTLDCTGEITLPEGTDMVMPGDNVTISVELIYPVALNLGLRFAIREGGRTVGAGQITEICD; from the coding sequence ATGGCTAAAGAGAAATTTGAACGTACCAAACCGCACGTTAACATTGGTACTATCGGTCACGTAGACCACGGTAAAACGACTTTGACTGCAGCTATCACTACAGTGTTAGCAAAGAAAGGTCTTTCTGAATTGCGTTCTTTCGATTCAATCGACAACGCTCCTGAAGAAAAAGAAAGAGGTATTACTATTAATACTTCACACGTTGAGTATCAAACAGCTAACCGTCACTACGCACACGTTGACTGTCCAGGACACGCCGACTACGTAAAGAACATGGTAACTGGTGCTGCTCAGATGGACGGTGCTATCATTGTAGTTGCTGCAACTGATGGTCCTATGCCTCAAACTCGTGAACACATCCTGTTAGCTCGTCAGGTAAACGTACCAAAATTGGTAGTTTTCATGAACAAATGTGACATGGTTGAAGACGAAGAAATGTTGGAACTTGTTGAAATGGAAATGAGAGAACTTCTTTCATTCTATGAATTTGATGGTGACAACACTCCTATCATCCGTGGTTCTGCTCTTGGTGCACTTAACGGTGTTGAAAAATGGGAAGACAAAGTTATGGAATTGATGGATGCTGTTGACACATGGATTCCACTTCCTCCACGTGATGTTGATAAACCATTCTTGATGCCGGTTGAAGACGTGTTCTCTATCACAGGTCGTGGTACTGTAGCAACAGGTCGTATCGAAGCAGGTATCATCAAAACTGGTGAAGAAGTTCAGATCATCGGTCTTGGTTCTGAAGGAAAGAAATCAGTTGTAACTGGTGTTGAGATGTTCCGTAAGATTCTTGATGAAGGTCAGGCTGGTGACAACGTAGGTTTGTTACTTCGTGGTATCGACAAAGAAGAAATCAAACGTGGTATGGTTATCTGCCACCCGGGAAAAATTACTCCTCACACTACATTCAAGGCTGAGGTTTATATCCTGAAGAAAGAAGAAGGTGGTCGTCACACACCATTCCACAACAAATACCGTCCTCAGTTCTACCTTCGTACATTAGACTGTACAGGTGAAATCACTCTTCCAGAAGGAACTGACATGGTTATGCCAGGTGATAATGTAACAATTTCAGTTGAACTTATCTACCCAGTAGCTCTTAACTTAGGTCTTCGTTTCGCTATCCGTGAAGGTGGACGTACAGTAGGTGCTGGTCAGATCACTGAAATCTGTGACTAA
- the secE gene encoding preprotein translocase subunit SecE, which translates to MKKIVDKVISYFKETYNELVHKVSWPTYSELTNSAVVVLYASLLIAVVVFVMDSCFQHLMEGFIYPH; encoded by the coding sequence ATGAAAAAAATAGTAGATAAAGTAATATCTTACTTCAAAGAAACTTACAACGAACTTGTGCATAAAGTATCGTGGCCTACGTATTCAGAACTGACTAACAGTGCAGTGGTTGTTTTATATGCTTCCCTACTCATTGCAGTGGTAGTTTTCGTAATGGACTCATGCTTCCAGCATTTGATGGAAGGTTTCATTTATCCACATTAA
- the nusG gene encoding transcription termination/antitermination protein NusG encodes MSEIEKKWYVLRAISGKESKVKEYLEADIKNSNLGDYVSQVLIPTEKVYQVRNGKKVVKERNYLPGYVLVEAALVGEVAHHLRNTPNVIGFLGGSDNPTPLRQSEVNRILGTVDELQESGEEINIPYIVGETVKVAFGPFSGFSGTIEEVNNEKKKLKVMVKIFGRKTPLELGFMQVEKE; translated from the coding sequence ATGTCTGAGATTGAAAAGAAATGGTATGTTTTGCGTGCCATTAGCGGAAAAGAAAGCAAGGTAAAAGAATATCTTGAAGCTGATATCAAAAACAGCAACCTTGGTGATTATGTATCTCAGGTATTGATTCCTACTGAAAAGGTATATCAGGTTCGCAACGGGAAAAAAGTTGTGAAAGAGAGAAATTATCTGCCTGGATACGTTTTAGTGGAGGCAGCTCTTGTTGGTGAGGTAGCTCATCATTTAAGAAATACTCCTAATGTAATCGGTTTCTTAGGTGGTTCGGATAACCCTACCCCTCTGAGACAGTCAGAAGTGAATCGTATACTTGGTACAGTGGATGAACTACAAGAATCGGGAGAAGAAATCAATATCCCGTATATAGTAGGAGAGACTGTAAAAGTAGCTTTTGGTCCATTCAGCGGATTCAGTGGTACCATTGAAGAAGTGAATAACGAAAAGAAGAAATTAAAGGTTATGGTAAAGATATTCGGGCGAAAAACTCCGCTTGAATTAGGCTTTATGCAAGTAGAAAAGGAATAA
- the rplK gene encoding 50S ribosomal protein L11, producing MAKEVAGLIKLQIKGGAANPSPPVGPALGSKGINIMEFCKQFNARTQDRAGKILPVVITYYADKSFDFVIKTPPVAIQLLEVTKLKSGSAEPNRKKVAEITWDQVRTIAQDKMTDLNCFTVEAAMTMVAGTARSMGITVKGEFPGNN from the coding sequence ATGGCTAAAGAAGTTGCTGGACTAATCAAATTACAGATTAAAGGAGGCGCTGCAAATCCATCACCTCCCGTTGGACCTGCTTTAGGTTCTAAAGGGATCAATATTATGGAATTCTGCAAGCAATTCAATGCCAGAACCCAAGACAGAGCAGGTAAAATATTACCTGTCGTTATTACTTATTATGCAGACAAGTCTTTTGATTTTGTAATCAAGACTCCTCCTGTTGCTATCCAGTTATTGGAAGTAACTAAGCTTAAGAGTGGTTCTGCTGAGCCTAACCGTAAAAAGGTTGCTGAGATTACTTGGGACCAAGTACGCACAATTGCTCAGGACAAAATGACTGACTTGAACTGTTTCACTGTAGAAGCTGCTATGACTATGGTTGCTGGTACAGCTAGAAGTATGGGTATCACTGTAAAAGGGGAATTCCCAGGTAATAATTAA
- the rplA gene encoding 50S ribosomal protein L1, with translation MGKLTKNQKLAAAKVEAGKAYSLKEASALVKEISFTKFDASLDIDVRLGVDPRKANQMVRGVVSLPHGTGKEIKVLVLCTPDAEAAAKEAGADYVGLDEYIEKIKGGWTDIDVIITMPSIMGKIGALGRVLGPRGLMPNPKSGTVTMDVAKAVKEVKQGKIDFKVDKTGIVHTSIGKVSFDADKIRDNAKEFISTLLKLKPTAAKGTYIKSIYLSSTMSLGVKVDPKSVEEI, from the coding sequence ATGGGAAAACTGACAAAAAATCAAAAGTTGGCTGCCGCTAAAGTTGAAGCAGGGAAAGCATACTCACTAAAAGAAGCTTCAGCGCTTGTAAAGGAAATCTCTTTTACAAAGTTTGATGCCTCATTAGATATTGATGTACGTTTAGGTGTAGATCCACGTAAAGCAAACCAGATGGTTAGAGGTGTAGTTTCACTTCCTCACGGAACTGGTAAAGAGATTAAGGTCTTGGTTCTATGTACACCTGATGCTGAAGCCGCTGCAAAAGAAGCAGGTGCTGATTATGTAGGTCTTGATGAATATATTGAAAAGATCAAAGGTGGATGGACTGATATTGATGTAATTATCACTATGCCATCTATCATGGGTAAAATAGGTGCTTTGGGTCGTGTACTTGGTCCTCGCGGATTAATGCCTAACCCAAAAAGTGGTACTGTGACTATGGATGTTGCCAAAGCAGTAAAAGAAGTAAAACAAGGTAAAATCGACTTTAAAGTAGACAAAACAGGTATTGTTCATACTTCTATTGGTAAAGTTTCATTCGATGCAGATAAAATTCGCGACAACGCAAAAGAATTTATTTCTACATTGCTTAAACTAAAACCAACTGCAGCAAAGGGCACATATATTAAGAGTATTTATCTTT